In one Neobacillus sp. WH10 genomic region, the following are encoded:
- a CDS encoding flagellar hook-basal body protein, whose amino-acid sequence MNTSLFISSGALQAYQQKIDTTANNVANVNTIGFKRRDQSFSEILASQFNNQPLINQEIGRHTPNGIRVGYGTRTGLTQLDIEQGQAVQTDNPFDLMISGKGFFQVGYPSALAGGPNEVRYTRDGNFHVSPNPQKPGSYHLVNANGGYLLDQNGNPIELDGQYEVNIDSMGQIQLKSKNGQGATFKSAQQVGIVDIQNPHVLQNVGENEFAIDPNALANGRNAANYVRMMVPGEIQISTGYLEGSNVDLSKEMTNLMTAQRGFQLNSRAVSYADQMSGITNNILK is encoded by the coding sequence TTGAATACGTCATTATTTATCTCATCAGGTGCTTTGCAAGCATACCAGCAAAAAATTGATACGACAGCAAATAATGTTGCCAATGTGAACACAATCGGTTTTAAACGCAGGGACCAAAGCTTTTCTGAGATTTTAGCATCGCAATTTAACAATCAGCCACTAATAAATCAAGAAATCGGAAGGCATACACCTAATGGAATACGAGTTGGTTATGGCACAAGGACAGGGCTTACACAACTTGACATCGAGCAAGGTCAAGCAGTTCAAACAGACAATCCTTTTGATCTCATGATATCTGGAAAGGGATTTTTCCAAGTTGGTTATCCATCTGCATTAGCTGGAGGACCTAACGAGGTGAGATATACACGCGATGGGAATTTCCATGTTAGTCCAAATCCCCAAAAACCGGGAAGCTATCATTTAGTAAACGCCAATGGGGGTTATCTGTTAGACCAGAATGGTAATCCAATCGAACTAGATGGACAATATGAAGTGAACATCGATTCGATGGGACAAATTCAGTTGAAAAGTAAAAATGGTCAAGGAGCAACATTCAAATCAGCTCAGCAAGTGGGTATTGTGGATATTCAAAATCCTCACGTGTTACAGAATGTCGGTGAAAATGAATTCGCGATTGATCCCAATGCATTAGCGAATGGTAGAAATGCAGCCAATTATGTGAGAATGATGGTCCCAGGAGAGATACAAATCTCAACGGGTTATCTCGAAGGATCGAATGTCGATTTGTCAAAAGAAATGACCAATCTGATGACAGCTCAGCGG